In the Magnolia sinica isolate HGM2019 chromosome 15, MsV1, whole genome shotgun sequence genome, one interval contains:
- the LOC131226852 gene encoding cytochrome P450 98A2-like, with product MDEQGIEFKAIVSNGLKLGASLAMAEHIQWLRWMFPLEEEAFAKHGARRDRLTKAIMDEHTVAREKSGAKQHFVDALLTLQEKYDLSEDTIIGLLWDMITAVMVTTAISVEWAMAELIKNPRVQEKAQEALDRVLGFDRVLTESDFPNLPYLQCVAKEALRLHPPTPLVLPHKAAANVKIGGYDVPKGSNVHVNVWALARDPAMWKDPLQFRPERFLEEDIDMKGHDFRLLPFGAGRQVCPGAQLGINLVQSMLGHLLHHFQWTPREGVKAFWVFYICLKLVV from the exons ATGGACGAGCAAGGGATCGAGTTCAAGGCAATAGTCTCAAATGGGTTGAAACTCGGTGCATCGCTCGCTATGGCCGAACACATTCAATGGCTTCGGTGGATGTTCCCACTGGAGGAGGAGGCGTTCGCGAAACATGGGGCCCGCAGGGACCGACTCACCAAAGCTATCATGGATGAACACACGGTCGCACGAGAAAAGAGCGGTGCGAAGCAACATTTCGTCGATGCGTTGTTGACACTCCAGGAGAAGTATGATCTTAGCGAAGACACAATCATTGGACTGCTTTGG GACATGATCACAGCAGTCATGGTCACTACTGCAATATCAGTTGAGTGGGCCATGGCAGAGCTGATCAAGAACCCAAGAGTGCAAGAGAAAGCCCAAGAAGCGTTAGACCGAGTCCTCGGGTTCGATCGAGTGCTGACTGAGTCAGACTTCCCAAACCTCCCCTACCTGCAATGCGTGGCTAAGGAGGCTCTACGGTTGCACCCACCAACACCCCTCGTGCTCCCCCACAAGGCCGCTGCAAACGTTAAGATCGGCGGCTACGATGTTCCCAAAGGCTCCAACGTACATGTGAACGTGTGGGCCCTTGCACGTGACCCAGCCATGTGGAAAGATCCACTACAGTTCCGCCCTGAGCGATTCCTTGAGGAGGACATCGACATGAAGGGTCACGATTTTCGGCTACTACCGTTTGGAGCTGGCCGTCAGGTTTGCCCTGGGGCCCAGCTGGGGATCAATCTGGTCCAGTCGATGCTGGGCCACCTCTTGCATCATTTTCAGTGGACCCCACGAGAAGGGGTCAAGGCTTTTTGGGTTTTCTACATATGCTTAAAGCTTGTAGTTTGA